A single region of the Sphingobium sp. EP60837 genome encodes:
- a CDS encoding entericidin A/B family lipoprotein, giving the protein MTRKILAALLLTGSLMVAACNTVEGAGKDVQSAGQAVENAAQ; this is encoded by the coding sequence ATGACCAGGAAGATCCTTGCCGCCCTGCTGCTTACGGGTTCGCTGATGGTAGCAGCGTGCAACACCGTGGAAGGCGCTGGCAAAGACGTGCAGAGCGCTGGCCAGGCCGTGGAAAACGCAGCGCAGTAG
- the argS gene encoding arginine--tRNA ligase → MSLYIRFTAHLNAVLDALEADGALSAGLNRKPVTVEPPRDPSHGDLATNAAMVLAKPAGTNPRALAEQIVAGLEKLEEVESAAIAGPGFINLKLTDAIWRAELAAIHAEADEYGRSDAGEGVTVNVEYVSANPTGPMHMGHCRGAVVGDALATLLEYVGHKVIREYYINDAGGQVDVLARSAHVRYREALGENVGEIPQGLYPGDYLVPVGQALAAEYGDTYVTAPESDWLVLFRTRAVAAMMEMIRSDLALLGIHHDVFSSEAELQAAGKPEAAEQWLRAHDLVYDGVLEAPKGETPEDWEPVELPLFRSTKFGDDQDRPIKKSNGGWTYFGADMAYHFQKAQSADQLIDIWGADHAGTVKRIQAAVAALTEGKARFDVKLIQMVRLLRDGEPVKMSKRAGNFVTLADVVREVGKDVVRFTMLTRKADAQMDFDFAKVVEASKDNPVFYVQYAHARISSLGRRAQEAGIELPAPDLSRLGTAELNLIKLAAQFPRVVEGAASAREPHRIAFYLNDLASEFHSWWNLGNDNPRARVILMDDFETTSARLFLSRGIGQIIRNGLALMGVAALTEMQ, encoded by the coding sequence ATGTCCCTCTACATCCGCTTCACCGCCCATCTGAACGCCGTGCTCGACGCGCTTGAGGCTGACGGCGCGCTGTCTGCAGGTCTCAACCGCAAGCCCGTCACGGTCGAGCCGCCCCGCGATCCCAGCCATGGCGACCTAGCCACCAACGCCGCGATGGTCCTCGCCAAGCCCGCCGGCACGAATCCGCGCGCGCTGGCCGAACAGATTGTCGCCGGCCTCGAAAAGCTCGAAGAGGTGGAAAGCGCCGCCATCGCCGGCCCCGGCTTCATCAACCTGAAGCTCACCGACGCCATCTGGCGTGCCGAACTCGCCGCCATCCATGCAGAGGCGGATGAGTATGGTCGCTCCGACGCGGGCGAAGGGGTGACGGTCAATGTCGAATATGTCTCCGCCAACCCCACAGGTCCCATGCATATGGGCCACTGCCGGGGCGCCGTGGTGGGCGACGCCCTTGCGACCCTGCTCGAATATGTCGGGCACAAGGTCATCCGCGAATATTATATCAACGACGCAGGCGGCCAGGTCGATGTGCTCGCCCGCTCCGCCCATGTCCGTTATCGCGAAGCGCTCGGCGAGAATGTCGGCGAAATCCCGCAAGGGCTCTATCCAGGGGACTATCTCGTCCCGGTGGGCCAGGCGCTCGCCGCCGAATATGGCGACACATATGTAACCGCCCCGGAAAGCGACTGGCTCGTCCTCTTCCGCACCAGGGCGGTCGCGGCGATGATGGAGATGATCCGCAGCGATCTCGCCCTGCTCGGCATCCATCACGACGTCTTCTCCTCCGAAGCCGAACTTCAGGCCGCCGGAAAGCCCGAAGCCGCCGAACAATGGCTACGCGCGCACGACCTCGTCTATGACGGCGTCCTCGAAGCTCCGAAGGGCGAGACGCCCGAAGATTGGGAGCCCGTCGAACTTCCTCTCTTCCGTTCCACCAAGTTCGGCGACGATCAGGACCGCCCGATCAAGAAATCCAACGGCGGCTGGACCTATTTCGGCGCGGACATGGCCTATCATTTCCAGAAGGCCCAATCCGCGGACCAGCTGATCGACATCTGGGGCGCCGACCATGCGGGCACAGTGAAGCGTATCCAGGCCGCCGTCGCGGCCCTTACCGAAGGCAAGGCGCGCTTCGACGTCAAGCTCATCCAGATGGTCCGCTTGCTACGCGATGGCGAGCCGGTGAAGATGTCCAAGCGCGCGGGCAATTTCGTGACGCTGGCCGATGTGGTCCGCGAAGTCGGCAAGGACGTCGTCCGCTTCACCATGCTGACGCGCAAGGCCGACGCCCAGATGGACTTCGACTTCGCCAAGGTCGTGGAGGCGTCGAAGGACAATCCCGTCTTCTACGTCCAGTACGCCCATGCCCGCATTTCCTCGCTCGGCCGACGCGCGCAGGAGGCCGGAATTGAACTTCCTGCGCCCGATCTGTCCCGCCTTGGGACTGCGGAACTTAACCTGATTAAGTTAGCGGCGCAGTTCCCCCGGGTGGTCGAAGGCGCGGCATCAGCCCGCGAACCCCACCGTATTGCCTTTTATCTCAATGACTTGGCGTCTGAATTCCACAGCTGGTGGAATTTAGGCAATGACAATCCGCGCGCTCGGGTCATCCTGATGGATGATTTTGAGACAACATCCGCGCGCCTTTTCTTAAGCCGCGGAATCGGGCAGATCATCCGTAACGGTCTTGCCCTGATGGGCGTGGCCGCATTGACGGAAATGCAATAG
- the rnhA gene encoding ribonuclease HI → MTDLPQVEIFTDGACKGNPGPGGWGAVLRFGDKEREISGGEAMTTNNRMEMMAAVEALNALKRPCRVTLYTDSKYVMDGITKWVFGWQKNGWKTADKKPVKNGEIWQALLAAAARHQINWQWVKGHAGHPENERADQLACAAAESFRA, encoded by the coding sequence ATGACCGACCTGCCCCAAGTCGAAATCTTCACGGACGGCGCATGCAAGGGCAATCCCGGGCCGGGCGGCTGGGGCGCGGTGCTACGCTTTGGCGACAAGGAGAGGGAAATCTCCGGCGGCGAGGCGATGACCACCAACAACCGGATGGAAATGATGGCGGCGGTCGAAGCATTGAACGCCCTCAAACGCCCTTGCCGGGTGACGCTCTACACCGACAGCAAATATGTCATGGACGGGATCACCAAATGGGTTTTCGGCTGGCAGAAAAACGGGTGGAAGACCGCCGACAAAAAGCCAGTGAAAAATGGCGAGATATGGCAAGCGCTGCTCGCCGCGGCAGCACGGCACCAGATCAACTGGCAATGGGTAAAGGGTCACGCAGGTCATCCGGAGAATGAACGCGCCGACCAACTCGCCTGCGCGGCCGCCGAAAGCTTCCGGGCGTAG
- a CDS encoding twin-arginine translocase TatA/TatE family subunit, with product MGSFSLMHWVIVLLVVMLLFGGGRISGLMGDVAKGIKSFKKGMADDDDGITPAKPATRIEGHRVPEQDAPSATEEKTKA from the coding sequence ATGGGTTCCTTTTCGCTGATGCACTGGGTCATCGTTCTCCTGGTGGTTATGCTGCTGTTCGGCGGCGGCCGTATTTCCGGGCTGATGGGTGACGTCGCCAAGGGCATCAAGAGCTTCAAGAAGGGCATGGCCGACGATGATGACGGCATCACGCCTGCCAAGCCTGCGACGCGGATCGAAGGTCATCGCGTGCCTGAGCAGGACGCACCGAGCGCCACCGAAGAAAAAACCAAGGCCTGA
- the nagZ gene encoding beta-N-acetylhexosaminidase translates to MKPVIFGLSGETLTTDERAFFADAQPAGYILFRRNIVDRTQLRALTDDLRALHGRDDLLIMIDQEGGRVARMQAPVWPSFPPGAIFDRLYDLAPSSAIAAARANAQAIAVTLAEAGITVDALPLLDVRQEGASDIMGDRTLGAEPMRVAALGRAVIEGLAEGGVVGIVKHMPGHGRAMVDSHHELPIVTADEEALTTDLAPFQALKDAPIGMTAHVVYTAWDPDLPASLSASVIDTIIRKRIGFDGLLMSDDLDMKALNGSIPELAAGVVAAGCDLALNCWGRMDDMVGIANLLPEISAASKARLDLAMVRASLEKDSPPLDQLLAIRDTLLALVPA, encoded by the coding sequence ATGAAACCGGTAATCTTCGGCCTCTCCGGCGAAACTCTCACCACCGATGAACGCGCCTTCTTCGCCGACGCGCAGCCAGCGGGCTATATTCTGTTCCGCCGCAACATCGTCGATCGCACCCAACTGCGCGCGCTGACGGACGACCTCCGCGCGCTCCATGGCCGCGACGACCTGCTCATCATGATCGATCAGGAAGGTGGCCGCGTCGCTCGCATGCAGGCGCCGGTCTGGCCCAGCTTTCCGCCCGGCGCCATATTCGATCGCCTCTACGACCTCGCGCCTTCCAGCGCGATCGCAGCCGCCCGCGCCAACGCCCAGGCTATCGCCGTCACGCTTGCCGAAGCCGGGATTACCGTCGATGCGCTCCCCCTGCTCGATGTACGGCAGGAGGGGGCAAGCGACATCATGGGTGATCGTACGTTGGGAGCCGAACCCATGCGCGTCGCTGCGCTCGGCCGGGCGGTCATCGAAGGGCTTGCCGAAGGCGGCGTGGTGGGCATCGTCAAGCATATGCCTGGCCACGGCCGCGCGATGGTGGACAGTCATCACGAACTGCCGATCGTCACCGCCGATGAAGAAGCCCTGACGACCGACCTTGCCCCTTTCCAGGCGCTGAAGGATGCCCCGATCGGCATGACCGCCCATGTTGTCTATACGGCCTGGGACCCGGATCTTCCGGCAAGCCTCTCGGCCTCGGTGATTGATACGATCATCCGCAAGCGTATCGGTTTTGACGGCCTGCTCATGTCCGACGATCTCGATATGAAGGCGCTGAACGGTAGCATCCCGGAACTCGCCGCCGGGGTGGTGGCGGCCGGATGCGACCTTGCGCTCAATTGCTGGGGGCGGATGGATGATATGGTGGGGATCGCCAATCTCCTCCCGGAGATAAGCGCTGCATCCAAAGCCCGCCTGGATCTGGCCATGGTCCGCGCCAGTTTGGAAAAGGACAGCCCGCCGCTCGACCAGCTTCTCGCCATCCGCGACACCCTGCTGGCGCTGGTGCCCGCGTGA
- a CDS encoding SPOR domain-containing protein, whose product MGDFARGRLDLDDEERLPWLEPGIEDEEQEGLSPVRLLGFILCALVLLGGVVAGVWLLKNRSTGGGEGKLIAAPAADYKVPASEADAKKFEGEGDASFAASEGVVRDGRIDPSRVPEAPVIPTAPAKPRQAAPGKPAQSVTTRVADETNVRPATSQPARTGGAVIQLGAYGSQSGARDAWTRLSKRFAYLAPLTMSVEPTEVGGSTLYRLRATAGAQANTLCGRLKVAGESCLVVN is encoded by the coding sequence ATGGGCGACTTTGCGAGGGGGCGGCTCGATCTGGATGACGAGGAGCGTCTGCCCTGGCTCGAGCCCGGTATTGAAGATGAAGAGCAGGAAGGGCTTTCGCCTGTCCGCCTGCTCGGCTTCATCCTCTGCGCCCTTGTTCTGCTCGGCGGCGTGGTTGCGGGTGTCTGGCTGCTCAAGAACCGATCCACCGGCGGCGGTGAGGGCAAGCTGATCGCTGCACCCGCTGCCGATTACAAGGTCCCCGCCAGCGAAGCCGACGCCAAGAAGTTCGAGGGCGAAGGCGACGCCAGCTTCGCCGCCAGCGAAGGCGTTGTCCGTGATGGCCGCATCGATCCCAGCCGCGTACCCGAAGCGCCCGTTATACCGACGGCTCCCGCCAAACCGCGCCAGGCCGCTCCCGGCAAGCCCGCGCAAAGCGTGACCACACGCGTCGCGGACGAAACCAACGTCCGCCCCGCCACCAGCCAGCCCGCCAGGACAGGCGGCGCGGTGATTCAGCTCGGCGCCTATGGCAGCCAGTCCGGCGCCCGTGACGCCTGGACGCGGCTGTCGAAGCGCTTTGCCTATCTCGCGCCGCTCACCATGTCGGTCGAACCCACGGAAGTCGGCGGCAGCACCCTCTACCGCCTCCGCGCTACCGCAGGCGCTCAAGCCAATACCCTCTGCGGGCGGCTCAAGGTCGCCGGAGAAAGCTGCCTGGTGGTGAACTAA
- the tatB gene encoding Sec-independent protein translocase protein TatB, translated as MFDIGSSELLLIVIIAVVVIGPKDLPRALYKVGQIVGKARGMARHFRTGIDAMVREVEMEELEKKWADQNRRIMQEHPADGSAAPAMEPLASPATASAPGADASPPPFVAQSAPAATPAPAPAADGPPYIAAQPATGKGDAPA; from the coding sequence ATGTTTGATATCGGTTCGTCCGAACTTCTGCTGATTGTGATCATCGCTGTGGTCGTGATCGGCCCCAAGGATTTGCCGCGCGCGCTTTACAAGGTAGGGCAGATCGTCGGCAAGGCGCGCGGCATGGCGCGCCATTTCCGTACCGGCATCGACGCCATGGTGCGGGAAGTCGAGATGGAAGAACTCGAAAAGAAATGGGCCGATCAGAACCGGCGGATCATGCAGGAACATCCCGCCGACGGGTCGGCAGCTCCGGCAATGGAGCCGCTGGCTTCTCCGGCTACCGCGTCTGCTCCCGGCGCTGACGCATCTCCACCTCCCTTTGTCGCCCAGTCGGCGCCTGCCGCCACGCCTGCGCCCGCGCCTGCCGCAGACGGACCGCCTTATATCGCAGCGCAACCGGCTACGGGTAAGGGTGACGCTCCGGCATGA
- a CDS encoding NAD(P)/FAD-dependent oxidoreductase, with protein sequence MNRFDIVIVGGGIAGASLGAELAGKASVLILEREDSAGYHATGRSVAFWEETYGGRMVQPLTTASGPLLRSPAPDFSPRSFLSPRRTLHIGRAGDEAARDRLMEEFSDHVELRPVDPAALLPGLRPQWILGLLEPAVCDIDVAALHQAYLRRFRARGGELRVGLSLESAGRGPAGWRIQTSEGAIDCGILVNAAGAWADDVAQRSGVAPIGITPMRRTVVQLRVPAMPSADLPLVMDLSARFYFKAAGEGRLWLTPHDEEPSPPCDAAPEELAVAEAIARFQEAVDWPVEAVERKWAGLRSFAPDRAPVLGFDAHTPAFFWFAGQGGFGIQTAPAAALLGASLLTGEAADDAVAGIEATAYSPRRFG encoded by the coding sequence ATGAACCGCTTTGACATCGTCATCGTCGGCGGCGGTATCGCCGGCGCGAGCCTCGGCGCGGAACTCGCGGGCAAGGCGTCCGTGCTGATCCTGGAGCGAGAGGATAGCGCAGGCTATCACGCAACCGGCCGCTCCGTCGCCTTTTGGGAAGAAACCTATGGCGGCCGCATGGTGCAGCCATTGACCACGGCGTCGGGGCCATTGCTGCGCTCGCCCGCTCCGGACTTCTCTCCGCGCTCCTTTCTCTCGCCTCGCCGTACCTTGCACATCGGCCGTGCTGGGGATGAGGCTGCACGCGACCGGCTGATGGAAGAGTTTTCCGATCATGTTGAACTGCGCCCTGTCGATCCCGCCGCCTTGCTCCCTGGTCTGCGCCCGCAATGGATATTGGGGCTGCTCGAACCCGCCGTGTGCGATATCGACGTCGCGGCGTTGCACCAGGCTTATCTGCGGCGGTTTCGCGCAAGGGGCGGAGAGTTGCGGGTGGGCCTGTCCCTCGAAAGCGCCGGCAGAGGCCCTGCGGGATGGCGGATACAGACCAGCGAAGGCGCGATCGACTGCGGCATCCTCGTCAACGCGGCGGGCGCGTGGGCCGACGATGTCGCGCAGCGCAGCGGCGTGGCGCCCATCGGCATCACCCCCATGCGGCGAACCGTTGTCCAACTGCGCGTTCCCGCCATGCCCTCTGCCGATCTGCCCTTGGTCATGGACCTTTCCGCCCGCTTTTATTTCAAGGCTGCGGGAGAGGGGCGCCTGTGGCTGACTCCCCATGATGAGGAACCCTCGCCCCCCTGTGACGCCGCGCCCGAAGAATTGGCGGTGGCGGAGGCGATTGCCCGTTTCCAGGAAGCCGTCGATTGGCCGGTTGAAGCTGTAGAGCGCAAATGGGCGGGCCTGCGCAGCTTCGCGCCTGATCGCGCGCCCGTCTTGGGCTTCGACGCCCACACCCCAGCCTTCTTCTGGTTCGCGGGACAGGGCGGTTTCGGCATCCAAACCGCTCCAGCGGCTGCCTTGCTTGGCGCCAGTCTGCTGACCGGGGAAGCAGCGGACGATGCTGTGGCGGGGATCGAAGCCACGGCATATTCGCCGAGGCGCTTTGGGTAG
- the tatC gene encoding twin-arginine translocase subunit TatC produces MKDIDDTKAPLLDHLIELRGRLLKCVWALFLTGAVCFYFSDKLFAFLVHPLKEAFGDGGGRLVYTKLYEAFFVQVKVAIFGAFCLSFPIIANQLWAFVAPGLYAKEKKALLPFLIMTPVLFLMGASLAYYVVMPMAFHFFLQFQGNSGGLTVEALPGTDAYLTLVMQFILAFGISFLMPVLLMLLNRAGLVTRAQLIGLRRYMIVAAFILAAVLTPPDVVSQLMLAIPLLLLYEITILAIWFTDRKQAREAAAAQTTDLST; encoded by the coding sequence ATGAAGGACATTGATGATACGAAAGCGCCGCTGCTCGACCATCTGATCGAATTGCGGGGACGCCTGCTGAAATGCGTCTGGGCGCTGTTCCTCACAGGAGCCGTCTGCTTCTATTTTTCCGACAAGCTTTTCGCCTTCCTGGTTCACCCGCTGAAGGAAGCCTTTGGGGACGGTGGCGGGCGGCTCGTCTATACAAAGCTGTACGAAGCCTTTTTCGTGCAGGTGAAAGTGGCGATTTTCGGCGCTTTTTGTCTGTCATTCCCGATCATTGCGAATCAGCTCTGGGCCTTTGTCGCACCGGGCCTTTATGCCAAGGAAAAGAAGGCGTTACTGCCTTTCCTGATCATGACGCCGGTGTTGTTCCTGATGGGCGCCAGCCTCGCTTATTACGTCGTCATGCCGATGGCGTTTCATTTTTTCCTGCAATTTCAAGGGAATAGCGGCGGCCTCACGGTCGAGGCTCTACCAGGCACCGACGCCTACCTTACGTTAGTCATGCAGTTCATTCTTGCATTTGGCATCAGCTTCCTCATGCCGGTGCTGCTGATGCTCCTCAACCGCGCAGGTTTGGTCACTCGCGCCCAATTGATCGGCCTCCGTCGGTACATGATCGTCGCCGCCTTCATACTGGCGGCGGTTCTCACCCCGCCCGACGTCGTTTCGCAGCTCATGCTCGCCATTCCGCTGCTGTTGCTCTACGAAATCACCATCCTGGCGATCTGGTTCACCGACCGCAAACAAGCCCGCGAAGCCGCGGCGGCTCAAACAACCGACCTGTCCACCTGA
- the ispH gene encoding 4-hydroxy-3-methylbut-2-enyl diphosphate reductase — MTARSPLKLLIAAPRGFCAGVDRAIIIVEKAIEKYGAPVYVRHEIVHNKYVVDTLKAKGAIFVEELDQVPDGVPVVFSAHGVPKAVPTKAEERGLDYLDATCPLVSKVHRQAERQVEAGRHILFVGHKGHPEVIGTFGQVDAGHMTLIETVEDAEAFTPANPDNLAFLTQTTLSVDDTAAIVETLQRRFPTIHAPKGEDICYATSNRQSAVKAIAARCDALYVIGAPNSSNSLRLVEVAEREGTPARLIQRADDIDFAWLENVRTLGLTAGASAPEVLVREVVDRLAERFDVTEEQVETARESISFKLPRGLEAA, encoded by the coding sequence ATGACCGCCCGTTCTCCCTTGAAGCTGCTGATCGCCGCGCCGCGCGGCTTTTGTGCAGGTGTCGACCGCGCCATCATCATCGTCGAGAAGGCGATCGAAAAATATGGCGCCCCTGTCTATGTCCGGCACGAGATCGTCCACAATAAATATGTGGTCGATACTTTGAAGGCGAAGGGCGCGATCTTCGTCGAGGAACTGGACCAGGTGCCCGATGGCGTGCCGGTCGTCTTTTCCGCCCATGGCGTGCCCAAGGCCGTGCCCACCAAGGCGGAAGAACGCGGGCTCGACTATCTGGACGCCACTTGCCCGCTGGTCAGCAAGGTCCACCGGCAGGCCGAACGGCAGGTCGAGGCAGGCCGCCATATCCTGTTCGTCGGGCACAAGGGGCACCCCGAGGTCATCGGCACCTTCGGCCAGGTCGATGCCGGCCATATGACTTTGATCGAGACGGTCGAGGATGCCGAAGCGTTCACGCCCGCCAACCCTGACAATCTTGCTTTCCTGACGCAGACGACGCTGTCGGTCGATGATACGGCCGCCATAGTGGAGACATTGCAGCGCCGTTTCCCGACGATCCATGCGCCCAAGGGCGAGGATATCTGCTACGCGACGTCGAACCGGCAGAGCGCGGTCAAGGCCATCGCGGCTCGTTGCGACGCGCTCTATGTAATCGGGGCGCCCAACAGTTCCAACTCGCTGCGCCTGGTCGAGGTCGCCGAACGCGAAGGCACGCCCGCCCGCCTGATCCAGCGCGCCGATGACATCGACTTCGCCTGGCTGGAGAATGTCCGGACATTGGGCCTGACGGCTGGAGCGTCCGCTCCTGAAGTGCTGGTGCGCGAAGTCGTGGACCGGCTTGCGGAGCGGTTCGACGTAACGGAGGAGCAGGTGGAAACGGCGCGCGAAAGCATCTCCTTCAAACTGCCCCGCGGGCTGGAGGCGGCGTAA
- the thrB gene encoding homoserine kinase, which translates to MAVYTHVPAEEIDAFLSRYDAGRLVSAKGIAEGVENSNYLLETTGADGSGHRYILTLYEKRVDEADLPFFMDLLDHLGARGCLVPRFIADREGKRLQQLGGRPACLIEFLTGISLTEPTAAQARAAGTALGQMHRAAEGFASERRNALDIAGWHDLAAKCGEHFDEITPGLGQRVAEELAFLDADWPADLPHSVIHADLFPDNVLMLGDEVTGLIDFYFSCTDIRAYDLAVTHSAWCFSNDGAQFFAERSDALLAGYQAAHGLSDAERAAFPTLCRGAALRFLLTRAYDWINTPPDALVTRKDPLAYLRRLDFYADAGAELLAA; encoded by the coding sequence ATGGCGGTCTATACCCATGTTCCCGCCGAGGAGATCGACGCCTTTCTCAGCCGCTATGACGCCGGACGGCTGGTTTCGGCCAAGGGCATCGCCGAAGGGGTGGAGAACAGCAATTATCTGCTGGAAACCACCGGCGCAGACGGCAGCGGCCACCGTTACATCCTGACGCTTTACGAAAAGCGGGTGGATGAGGCGGACCTGCCGTTCTTCATGGACCTGCTCGATCATTTGGGCGCGCGCGGCTGTCTGGTGCCGCGCTTCATCGCCGATCGGGAGGGCAAGCGGCTTCAGCAATTGGGTGGACGGCCCGCCTGCCTGATCGAGTTCCTGACCGGCATATCCCTGACCGAACCGACGGCGGCCCAGGCTCGGGCAGCTGGCACGGCGCTGGGGCAGATGCACCGCGCGGCGGAAGGCTTTGCAAGCGAACGGCGCAATGCGCTGGACATTGCCGGATGGCATGATCTGGCAGCGAAGTGCGGGGAGCATTTCGACGAGATCACACCGGGGCTTGGGCAACGGGTCGCGGAGGAACTGGCCTTCCTGGACGCCGATTGGCCGGCCGATCTACCGCATTCGGTGATCCACGCAGATCTGTTTCCCGACAATGTACTGATGCTCGGCGATGAGGTGACGGGCCTTATCGACTTTTATTTCAGTTGCACCGACATTCGCGCCTATGACCTCGCCGTGACGCATAGCGCCTGGTGCTTCAGCAATGACGGGGCGCAGTTCTTCGCCGAGCGTTCGGACGCTCTGTTGGCGGGCTATCAGGCGGCGCACGGGCTTTCCGATGCGGAGCGGGCGGCCTTTCCGACGCTCTGCCGGGGCGCGGCGCTGCGTTTCCTGCTGACGCGTGCCTATGACTGGATCAATACGCCGCCCGATGCGCTGGTGACGCGTAAGGATCCACTCGCCTATCTGCGGCGGCTCGATTTCTACGCGGATGCCGGTGCGGAGTTGCTGGCGGCGTGA
- a CDS encoding segregation and condensation protein A codes for MNDLFTPPPTPRPDMLTVSFESWEGPLDLLLALARSQKVDLREISILALVEQYLTYIEGARKLKLELAADYLVMAAWLAYLKSSLLLPKQAQPDPSPEELALRLQLRLQRLHAMREAGARLMARDRVGRDVFVRPRPEGLRLVRKAKWAASLYDLIQSYGQVRARTQPAVHMVAVRPVMTLDEAIQRVGALVGSAIDWTTLESFLPDGQDGPMAKSALASSFVAALELARQGRLEIQQEGIFQPIYLRAALPDQGGARLL; via the coding sequence ATGAACGACCTCTTCACGCCGCCGCCTACGCCGCGCCCCGACATGCTCACCGTCAGCTTCGAAAGTTGGGAAGGGCCGCTTGATCTGCTGCTTGCCCTGGCCCGTAGCCAGAAGGTCGATCTGCGCGAAATTTCCATCCTCGCGCTGGTCGAACAATATCTCACCTATATTGAGGGTGCGCGGAAGCTGAAGCTGGAACTGGCGGCCGACTATCTCGTGATGGCCGCCTGGCTCGCCTATCTCAAATCCTCGCTGCTTCTTCCCAAGCAGGCCCAGCCCGATCCCAGTCCCGAAGAACTGGCGCTCCGCCTTCAATTGCGCCTCCAGCGGTTGCACGCGATGCGGGAGGCAGGCGCGCGGCTGATGGCGCGAGATCGCGTTGGCCGTGACGTATTCGTCCGCCCCCGCCCGGAAGGGCTGCGCCTCGTCCGCAAAGCGAAATGGGCGGCCAGTCTTTATGATCTGATCCAATCCTATGGGCAGGTTCGCGCGCGGACACAGCCGGCCGTCCATATGGTTGCTGTCCGCCCGGTCATGACGCTCGATGAAGCGATCCAGCGCGTCGGTGCGCTCGTCGGCTCGGCGATCGACTGGACGACGCTTGAATCTTTCCTGCCCGATGGTCAGGATGGGCCGATGGCGAAATCGGCACTCGCCAGCAGCTTCGTCGCCGCGTTGGAACTGGCGCGACAGGGGCGGCTGGAAATACAGCAGGAAGGTATTTTCCAGCCCATCTACCTGCGGGCCGCTTTGCCGGATCAGGGCGGAGCACGGCTGCTATGA
- the scpB gene encoding SMC-Scp complex subunit ScpB — protein MMPEPDDFLRAVEAALFVAETPLTPAELRLHVGEAGDLPAALAALSDHYAGRGINLVERGGRWHFQTAADLAHILRREKDETRKLSRAAMETLAIIAYHEPVSRAEVEAIRGVQVAKGTLDVLMEAGWVRPAGRREVPGRPLIYATTHEFLSHFGLSSRRDLPGMDDLRAAGLLDPVDLALEGLGAQSVLENDEEEA, from the coding sequence ATGATGCCAGAGCCCGATGATTTCCTCCGTGCAGTGGAAGCGGCGCTGTTCGTTGCCGAGACGCCGCTCACTCCTGCCGAACTGAGGCTGCATGTGGGCGAAGCCGGGGATTTGCCTGCCGCCCTTGCTGCATTGTCGGACCATTATGCCGGGCGCGGCATCAATCTGGTGGAGCGGGGTGGGCGATGGCATTTCCAGACTGCGGCCGACCTCGCCCATATCCTGCGTCGGGAAAAGGACGAAACTCGCAAATTGTCCCGGGCGGCGATGGAGACGCTCGCGATCATCGCCTATCATGAGCCCGTCAGCCGCGCCGAGGTGGAGGCCATTCGGGGCGTCCAGGTCGCCAAAGGCACGCTCGACGTGCTGATGGAGGCGGGTTGGGTCCGCCCTGCCGGGCGGCGCGAAGTTCCGGGCCGTCCGCTCATCTATGCGACCACGCACGAATTTCTGTCACATTTCGGCCTTAGCAGCCGCCGGGACTTGCCGGGTATGGACGATCTGCGCGCTGCGGGATTGCTCGATCCGGTCGATCTTGCGCTGGAGGGCCTGGGTGCCCAATCCGTTCTGGAAAATGATGAGGAAGAAGCTTAG
- a CDS encoding UrcA family protein: MASSSVSFAQNSEEITVVGKAPDSVRSLSQAVSYADLDLSTKAGRDELRHRLSLTARFLCEKLGEADSGSPVVPSCRDAALKDATTRAGTIEEGFAPRGTTWVAGNPWQPPYPADWSKRYP, translated from the coding sequence ATGGCAAGCAGCAGCGTCAGCTTTGCTCAGAACAGCGAGGAAATCACTGTCGTCGGTAAAGCGCCGGACAGTGTGCGTTCGCTCTCCCAGGCCGTCAGTTATGCCGATCTCGACCTCAGCACCAAGGCGGGAAGGGACGAGCTGCGTCATCGTTTGTCTCTCACCGCCCGCTTCCTGTGCGAAAAGCTCGGGGAAGCGGACAGCGGCTCGCCGGTCGTACCCTCATGCCGCGATGCTGCGCTGAAGGATGCGACGACGCGAGCAGGGACTATCGAGGAAGGCTTTGCGCCACGTGGCACGACCTGGGTCGCTGGCAATCCTTGGCAGCCGCCCTATCCGGCTGATTGGTCCAAACGCTATCCTTGA